In Cryptosporangium minutisporangium, the following proteins share a genomic window:
- a CDS encoding SGNH/GDSL hydrolase family protein codes for MKLSTIAAGAATAAATAAGAAVSVLAVEGLLARRRRYLSADLAPPGSGVFGAGRPLRLVLLGDSTAAGLGVTVTGETVGGRLAELLASTGRRVHLSSAAVAGSRAADLDAQVARVLVHGVPDVAVILIGGEDAIAFTPLDVVEAELTATVRRLVTAGSAVVVGTCPDLGAARNFGQPLREIMAWSGRRVAAASAQAASGAGAGVVDLAGRTGGVFRADAGTLSADGYHPSADGYQLWALALYPLVYEASRTTSAPR; via the coding sequence ATGAAGCTGAGCACGATCGCGGCCGGCGCGGCCACCGCAGCGGCGACCGCGGCCGGCGCCGCCGTCTCCGTGCTGGCCGTCGAAGGGCTGCTGGCACGTCGGCGGCGGTACCTCTCGGCCGACCTGGCCCCTCCCGGATCCGGGGTCTTCGGGGCAGGGCGGCCGCTGCGGCTGGTCCTGCTCGGTGACTCGACCGCAGCCGGGCTCGGTGTCACGGTGACCGGCGAGACGGTCGGCGGACGCCTGGCCGAACTGCTGGCCTCCACCGGACGACGGGTGCACCTGTCCTCGGCCGCGGTGGCCGGCTCCCGCGCCGCGGATCTGGACGCTCAGGTCGCGCGCGTCCTGGTGCACGGCGTCCCGGACGTCGCGGTCATCCTGATCGGTGGCGAGGACGCGATCGCGTTCACGCCGCTGGACGTCGTCGAGGCGGAGCTGACCGCGACCGTGCGCCGGCTGGTCACCGCCGGGTCGGCCGTGGTCGTCGGCACCTGCCCGGACCTGGGCGCGGCCCGGAACTTCGGGCAGCCGTTGCGGGAGATCATGGCCTGGTCCGGCCGTCGGGTCGCGGCCGCGTCGGCGCAGGCGGCGTCGGGCGCCGGAGCAGGCGTCGTCGATCTGGCCGGCCGGACGGGTGGTGTGTTCCGCGCGGACGCCGGGACCTTGTCGGCGGACGGGTACCACCCGTCGGCGGACGGCTACCAGCTCTGGGCGCTCGCGCTGTACCCGCTCGTCTACGAGGCCTCCCGCACGACATCGGCGCCACGCTGA
- a CDS encoding Crp/Fnr family transcriptional regulator — translation MVEPPATEFWGLLKAEEAADYLTLARPRSWQRGEVLFGEADESDSVLVLVSGRVKAYSSTGGGTEVMLAVRGPGSLIGELAAIDQRPRSATVEALEPVTALVLPLGAFQEYLRAHGRVALLLAQTLAERLRDADRKRIEFGAHDTLGRVAARLVELADRFGQPTEEGMRIGLPLSQDELAGWIGSSREAVAKALGTLRADGTLRTSRRTVVIHDLPALRARALDF, via the coding sequence ATCGTCGAACCGCCGGCCACGGAGTTCTGGGGCCTGCTCAAGGCCGAGGAAGCCGCCGACTACCTCACGCTGGCGCGCCCCCGCTCGTGGCAGCGCGGTGAGGTGCTCTTCGGCGAGGCGGACGAGTCGGACTCGGTGCTGGTACTGGTGAGCGGCCGGGTGAAGGCGTACTCGAGCACCGGCGGCGGCACCGAGGTGATGCTGGCCGTCCGCGGGCCGGGTTCGCTGATCGGCGAGCTGGCGGCGATCGACCAGCGGCCGCGATCGGCCACCGTCGAGGCGCTGGAGCCGGTGACCGCGCTGGTGCTGCCGCTCGGCGCGTTCCAGGAGTACCTGCGGGCGCACGGGCGGGTCGCGCTGCTGCTCGCCCAGACGCTCGCCGAGCGGCTCCGGGACGCCGACCGCAAGCGGATCGAGTTCGGCGCGCACGACACGCTCGGCCGGGTCGCCGCCCGGCTGGTGGAGCTCGCGGACCGGTTCGGTCAGCCCACCGAGGAGGGGATGCGGATCGGGTTACCGCTCTCCCAGGACGAGCTGGCCGGGTGGATCGGCTCCTCCCGGGAGGCGGTCGCGAAGGCGCTCGGGACGCTCCGCGCCGACGGCACACTCCGCACCAGCCGCCGCACGGTCGTGATCCACGACCTGCCCGCCCTCCGGGCCCGCGCACTCGACTTCTGA
- a CDS encoding cystathionine beta-synthase: protein MRYFESVVDLIGGTPLVKLRSLAEGVPGTVLAKIEYLNPGGSVKDRIAVRMIEAAEKSGELRPGGTIVEPTSGNTGVGLAIVAQTKGYKCIFVCPDKVSEDKRNVLRAYGAEVVVCPTAVAPEHPDSYYSVSDRLVREIDGAWKPDQYSNPEGPASHYATTGPEIWADTDGRVTHFVTGIGTGGTITGTGRYLKEKAAEAGRTVKIVGVDPEGSVYSGGTGRPYLVEGVGEDFWPSAYDPSVTDEVVAVSDAESFLLTRRLAREEGLLVGGSCGMAVAGALKVAREAGPDAVVVVLLPDGGRGYLSKIFNDEWMAGYGFLNLADRIPGGITVGEVLRAKNDGIPQLVHTHPNETVRTAIDILREYHVSQMPVVRAEPPVMAAEIAGSISEAALLDALFERRALMSDSVEQHMASPLPAVGSGESVDAAMKAVEASDAAVVLDDGKPIGILTRQDLLFYLAQ, encoded by the coding sequence GTGCGGTACTTCGAGTCTGTGGTCGACCTGATCGGCGGCACGCCGCTGGTCAAACTCCGTTCCCTCGCGGAGGGGGTGCCGGGCACGGTCCTGGCCAAGATCGAGTACCTCAACCCGGGTGGCTCGGTGAAGGACCGCATCGCGGTGCGGATGATCGAGGCGGCCGAGAAGTCCGGCGAACTCCGGCCCGGCGGCACGATCGTGGAGCCCACCAGCGGAAACACCGGCGTCGGGCTGGCCATCGTGGCGCAGACCAAGGGCTACAAGTGCATCTTCGTCTGCCCGGACAAGGTCAGCGAGGACAAGCGGAACGTGCTCCGCGCGTACGGTGCCGAGGTCGTGGTCTGCCCGACCGCGGTCGCGCCGGAGCACCCCGACTCGTACTACAGCGTCTCCGACCGGCTGGTCCGGGAGATCGACGGCGCGTGGAAGCCCGACCAGTACTCGAACCCCGAGGGTCCGGCGAGCCACTACGCGACGACCGGCCCGGAGATCTGGGCCGACACCGACGGCCGGGTCACGCACTTCGTCACCGGCATCGGTACCGGCGGGACGATCACCGGCACCGGCCGGTACCTCAAGGAGAAAGCCGCCGAGGCCGGACGCACCGTGAAGATCGTCGGCGTGGACCCGGAGGGCTCGGTCTACTCCGGGGGCACCGGACGGCCGTACCTGGTCGAGGGCGTCGGGGAGGACTTCTGGCCGAGTGCCTACGACCCGTCGGTGACCGATGAGGTCGTGGCGGTCTCCGACGCCGAGTCGTTCCTGCTCACCCGGCGCCTGGCCCGGGAAGAGGGCCTGCTGGTCGGCGGCTCGTGCGGGATGGCGGTCGCCGGTGCGTTGAAGGTGGCTCGCGAGGCCGGACCGGACGCCGTCGTCGTCGTGCTGCTGCCGGACGGGGGCCGCGGTTACCTCTCGAAGATCTTCAACGACGAGTGGATGGCCGGCTACGGCTTCCTCAACCTGGCCGACCGCATTCCCGGCGGCATCACCGTCGGGGAGGTGCTGCGCGCCAAGAACGACGGCATTCCGCAGCTCGTCCACACCCATCCGAACGAGACCGTGCGCACGGCGATCGACATCCTCCGCGAGTACCACGTCTCGCAGATGCCGGTCGTCCGCGCGGAGCCTCCGGTGATGGCGGCCGAGATCGCCGGGTCGATCAGCGAGGCGGCGCTGCTCGACGCGTTGTTCGAGCGGCGCGCGTTGATGAGCGACTCGGTCGAGCAGCACATGGCCTCGCCGCTGCCTGCCGTCGGCTCCGGCGAGTCGGTGGACGCCGCGATGAAGGCGGTCGAGGCCTCCGACGCCGCCGTGGTCCTCGACGACGGCAAGCCGATCGGCATCCTCACCCGCCAAGACCTGCTCTTCTACCTCGCTCAATAA
- a CDS encoding acetyl-CoA C-acetyltransferase has product MAEFADRDAVIVATARSPIGRAVKGSLKDIRPDDLAATIVRAALEKVPALDPTTIDDLILGCGLPGGEQGYNMARVVSILLGYDSLPGTTVTRYCSSSLQSTRMAFHAIKAGEGEAFISAGVETVSRFVKGSSDGLPGTTNPLFLDAQKRTDESAAGGFTWNDPRENSALPDVYIGMGHTAENLAQLKGVSRQEQDEFAVRSQNLAEKAIANGHFAREITPVTLPDGTVVSTDDGPRAGTTYEKVSTLKPVFRPDGTVTAGNACPLNDGAAAVIIVSGKKARELGLTPLARILSTGVSGLSPEIMGYGPVEATKRALALAGKSISDIDLVEINEAFAAQVIPSYRDLGIDLDRLNVSGGAIALGHPFGMTGARITTTLLNNLQTHDKQFGLETMCVGGGQGMAMVLERLS; this is encoded by the coding sequence GTGGCTGAGTTCGCCGACCGCGACGCCGTCATCGTCGCCACCGCGCGGTCACCGATCGGACGCGCGGTCAAAGGTTCACTGAAGGACATCCGCCCGGACGACCTGGCGGCGACGATCGTCCGCGCCGCGCTCGAGAAGGTGCCGGCGCTCGACCCGACCACGATCGACGACCTGATCCTCGGCTGCGGTCTGCCCGGCGGCGAGCAGGGTTACAACATGGCCCGGGTCGTGTCGATCCTGCTCGGCTACGACTCGCTGCCCGGCACGACCGTGACGCGCTACTGCTCGTCCTCCCTGCAGAGCACGCGGATGGCGTTCCACGCGATCAAGGCCGGCGAGGGCGAGGCGTTCATCTCCGCTGGCGTCGAGACCGTGTCCCGGTTCGTCAAGGGCAGCTCGGACGGTCTGCCAGGCACCACGAACCCGCTGTTCCTGGACGCGCAGAAGCGCACCGACGAGTCGGCCGCCGGCGGGTTCACCTGGAACGACCCGCGCGAGAACAGCGCGCTGCCGGACGTCTACATCGGCATGGGCCACACCGCGGAGAACCTGGCGCAGCTCAAGGGCGTTTCCCGGCAGGAGCAGGACGAGTTCGCGGTGCGGTCGCAGAACCTCGCCGAGAAGGCGATCGCCAACGGGCACTTCGCTCGGGAGATCACGCCGGTCACGCTGCCCGACGGCACGGTCGTGAGCACCGACGACGGCCCGCGCGCGGGCACGACGTACGAGAAGGTCTCCACGCTCAAGCCGGTGTTCCGCCCGGACGGGACCGTCACCGCCGGCAACGCCTGCCCGCTCAACGACGGCGCGGCGGCCGTGATCATCGTCAGCGGCAAGAAGGCTCGCGAGCTGGGCCTCACGCCGCTGGCCCGGATCCTGTCGACCGGCGTCAGCGGCCTGTCGCCGGAGATCATGGGCTACGGGCCGGTCGAGGCGACCAAGCGGGCGCTGGCGCTGGCCGGTAAGTCGATCTCGGACATCGACCTCGTCGAGATCAACGAGGCGTTCGCCGCCCAGGTCATCCCGTCCTACCGGGACCTCGGCATCGACCTGGACCGGCTCAACGTCAGCGGCGGCGCGATCGCGCTGGGCCACCCGTTCGGCATGACCGGCGCCCGGATCACGACCACGCTGCTGAACAACTTGCAGACCCACGACAAGCAGTTCGGCCTCGAGACGATGTGCGTCGGCGGGGGCCAGGGCATGGCGATGGTGCTGGAGCGCCTGAGCTGA
- a CDS encoding ATP-binding protein: MRRAFVLVALTLASAATSVLLAVAVNVATGGELPGRLAPLEPFAWPAVAVAALVTAVLAYWQQRPVAEPSTAVTQPASPPDSATPPHHRPAELPAMPALFTGRADELDRILAAVEDGAPVIAVSGPAGVGKSALALHVAHRISDRYPDGALFVRLRGASSEPAEPGDVLGRLLRSLPDTPGADDGELRGDTETLAARFRTRIAGRQFLIVLDDARSAAQVRPLLPGTPGSLVLVTSRPVLAELAAATLVRLGVFSATEARELLARVAGANRVNADPQATAAVLRACGNLPLAVGIAGSRLRARPSWTMATLAERLADEGRRLDELSTGHDAVRASVGATYTELDEHHQRVFRRLGAHPGTDFDTAAAAALADLLPAGAEPTLDRLVERQLVEVVTSDRYRLHDLLRLYAAEQLGAAQGRPLGPEGLAALRRLARHYTQRAAPAPPGPPEPEPGYPEGLDERRAFVDAERENIVATVTAAVAAGEHLRSVAPDASADGVETVPASELFDAAWELAAAVEPHFAHYPFHADGRRLWTAGLAAATAVGQPDCIARAEYALARATQYSGDIRRGLAHARHSLEWWERTEDLPNTAAAHRRLASALHGAGRLAEAEEHYARTLQLCLEATPEVWSAGEAAGLRASALRGLGSLQLARGEVDAAVRTLQRAVDARRDAGDDAGLARARTSLARAHRKAGRTEVARELVAPQVPVFRRLGDAMWEVTALRELGRLELTDGRLAEAAGWLESARAVAERSRNHTGAGITLVALAEVDVAAGRPAAAVDRFREAIAGFRAVDAHVREGLALLRLALLLAYHGAHAEADAAVARAEELLADTDLAEAGEMLERVRQLRGATRSDLGG, from the coding sequence GTGCGCCGAGCCTTCGTACTGGTGGCCCTGACGCTGGCGTCCGCCGCGACGTCGGTTCTGCTCGCGGTCGCGGTCAACGTGGCCACCGGCGGCGAGCTGCCCGGTCGGCTGGCCCCGTTGGAGCCGTTCGCCTGGCCGGCCGTCGCGGTCGCCGCGCTGGTCACCGCCGTGCTCGCGTACTGGCAGCAGCGACCGGTCGCCGAGCCCAGCACCGCCGTGACCCAGCCCGCGTCGCCACCGGACTCCGCTACCCCGCCGCACCACCGCCCGGCCGAGCTGCCCGCGATGCCTGCGCTGTTCACCGGGCGCGCCGACGAGCTCGACCGGATCCTCGCCGCGGTGGAGGACGGTGCGCCGGTGATCGCGGTCTCCGGCCCGGCCGGCGTCGGTAAGTCGGCGCTCGCGCTGCACGTGGCGCACCGGATCAGCGACCGGTACCCGGACGGGGCGCTCTTCGTCCGTCTCCGCGGAGCCAGTTCGGAACCGGCCGAACCGGGTGACGTCCTGGGTCGATTACTGCGCAGCCTCCCGGACACCCCCGGCGCCGACGACGGGGAGCTCCGCGGCGACACCGAGACGTTGGCCGCCCGGTTCCGCACCCGGATCGCCGGTCGTCAGTTCCTGATCGTGCTGGACGACGCGCGCAGTGCGGCCCAGGTCCGCCCGCTCCTGCCCGGGACGCCCGGCTCGCTGGTGCTGGTGACCAGCCGGCCGGTCCTGGCCGAGCTGGCCGCTGCGACGCTCGTCCGGCTCGGAGTTTTCTCGGCCACGGAAGCCAGGGAATTGCTGGCCCGGGTGGCCGGTGCGAACCGGGTGAACGCCGACCCCCAGGCCACCGCAGCCGTGCTCAGGGCCTGCGGCAACCTGCCCCTGGCGGTCGGTATCGCCGGGAGCCGCTTGCGTGCCCGCCCGTCCTGGACGATGGCGACGCTGGCCGAACGGCTCGCCGACGAGGGGCGCCGCCTGGACGAGCTGAGCACCGGCCACGACGCGGTCCGGGCCAGCGTCGGCGCGACCTACACCGAGCTCGACGAGCACCACCAGCGTGTGTTCCGCCGCCTCGGTGCGCACCCCGGCACCGATTTCGACACCGCGGCGGCCGCGGCGCTCGCCGACCTGCTGCCCGCCGGAGCGGAGCCCACGCTCGACCGGCTGGTCGAACGTCAGCTGGTCGAGGTGGTGACGTCCGACCGCTACCGCCTGCACGACCTGTTGCGGCTCTACGCGGCCGAGCAGCTCGGGGCGGCTCAAGGGCGTCCGTTGGGCCCGGAGGGCCTGGCCGCGCTCCGGCGACTGGCGCGGCACTACACGCAGCGGGCCGCACCCGCTCCGCCCGGGCCGCCGGAGCCCGAGCCGGGGTATCCGGAGGGCCTCGACGAGCGACGCGCGTTCGTCGACGCCGAGCGGGAGAACATCGTCGCCACGGTCACCGCCGCCGTTGCGGCCGGCGAGCACCTGCGAAGCGTGGCCCCCGATGCGTCGGCCGACGGCGTCGAAACCGTCCCGGCGAGCGAGCTGTTCGACGCCGCCTGGGAGCTCGCCGCCGCGGTCGAACCGCACTTCGCCCACTACCCGTTCCACGCCGACGGCCGCCGGCTCTGGACCGCCGGGCTGGCCGCCGCCACCGCGGTCGGGCAGCCCGACTGCATCGCCAGGGCCGAGTACGCGCTGGCCAGGGCTACCCAGTACAGCGGCGACATCCGGCGCGGGCTGGCGCACGCCCGGCACTCGCTGGAGTGGTGGGAGCGCACCGAAGACCTGCCGAACACCGCTGCCGCGCATCGTCGCCTGGCCAGCGCGCTGCACGGCGCCGGTCGGCTCGCCGAGGCCGAGGAGCACTACGCACGAACCCTCCAGCTGTGCCTCGAGGCCACCCCGGAGGTGTGGTCGGCCGGCGAAGCGGCGGGCCTCCGCGCCAGCGCACTGCGTGGCCTCGGCAGCCTGCAACTCGCCCGGGGCGAGGTCGACGCCGCGGTCCGGACCCTGCAGCGTGCCGTCGACGCCCGCCGCGACGCCGGTGACGACGCCGGGCTGGCGCGCGCCCGCACGTCGCTGGCGCGTGCACATCGCAAAGCCGGCCGCACCGAGGTGGCCCGCGAGTTGGTGGCCCCGCAGGTGCCGGTGTTCCGGCGGCTCGGCGACGCGATGTGGGAGGTCACCGCGCTCCGCGAGCTGGGCAGGCTGGAGCTGACCGACGGCCGGTTGGCCGAGGCTGCCGGGTGGCTGGAGTCGGCCCGGGCGGTAGCCGAGCGCAGCCGGAACCACACCGGCGCCGGCATCACGCTCGTTGCGCTCGCCGAGGTCGACGTGGCGGCCGGGCGTCCGGCTGCGGCCGTCGATCGATTCCGCGAGGCGATCGCCGGGTTCCGGGCCGTCGATGCCCACGTGCGGGAAGGTTTGGCGCTGCTCCGGCTGGCGCTGCTGCTCGCGTACCACGGTGCGCACGCGGAGGCCGACGCCGCCGTGGCCCGCGCCGAGGAGCTGCTCGCCGACACCGACCTGGCGGAGGCGGGGGAGATGCTCGAGCGGGTCCGGCAGCTCCGCGGAGCGACCCGCTCCGACCTGGGCGGGTAG
- a CDS encoding SGNH/GDSL hydrolase family protein, which produces MDGRVLHTKHVAIGAACGGGLGLLSAAFYGLLLGQANLARRAIQPLEVGPPPADGRYLPPSGIDDAAPVRLALLGDSSMVGYGVETVAQTPGALFGTSLARLADRPVDVVSAAVIGARSVDLAAQVDIVLGQAHRPDLALIFIGGNDVTHKTRPSVAVVQLKRAVRRLVDAGTEVVVGTCPDLGTIRPIPQPLRYIVRRWSRDLAAAQTVATVEAGGRTVSLGDLLGAEFAANPVEMFSPDRFHPSAAGYGRAVDAMLPSAAAALGIGPAATEEPCPERGEGVRSLVDAAVAAAEAAGTEVAPAEVGGRERGPWGRWVELRHRIRLFGGAPTVGKPPEIAGLGTS; this is translated from the coding sequence GTGGACGGTCGAGTACTTCACACGAAGCACGTCGCGATCGGCGCAGCTTGTGGGGGTGGCCTCGGGCTACTCAGCGCCGCGTTCTACGGACTACTGCTCGGCCAGGCGAACCTGGCCCGCCGTGCGATCCAGCCGCTGGAGGTCGGGCCGCCGCCCGCGGACGGCCGCTACCTTCCCCCGTCGGGTATCGACGACGCCGCTCCGGTGCGCTTGGCCCTGCTCGGTGACTCGAGCATGGTCGGCTACGGCGTCGAGACCGTGGCCCAGACGCCCGGTGCGCTGTTCGGCACCAGCCTGGCCCGGCTCGCCGACCGGCCGGTAGACGTGGTCTCCGCGGCGGTGATCGGTGCCCGCAGCGTCGACCTCGCCGCCCAGGTCGACATCGTCCTCGGGCAGGCACACCGGCCGGACCTGGCGCTGATCTTCATCGGCGGCAACGACGTCACGCACAAGACCCGGCCGTCGGTCGCGGTGGTGCAGCTCAAGCGGGCGGTCCGCCGGCTGGTGGACGCCGGCACCGAGGTGGTGGTGGGTACCTGCCCGGACCTCGGGACGATCCGGCCGATCCCGCAGCCGCTGCGATACATCGTCCGACGTTGGAGCCGTGACCTCGCGGCGGCGCAGACCGTCGCGACGGTCGAGGCCGGTGGCCGTACGGTCTCGCTCGGCGACCTGCTCGGCGCGGAGTTCGCCGCCAATCCGGTGGAGATGTTCTCGCCGGACCGGTTCCACCCGTCGGCGGCCGGATACGGCCGCGCGGTCGACGCCATGCTGCCGTCCGCGGCAGCTGCGCTCGGCATCGGCCCGGCGGCGACCGAGGAGCCCTGCCCGGAGCGCGGCGAGGGTGTCCGTTCGCTGGTCGACGCCGCGGTCGCGGCGGCGGAGGCGGCCGGTACCGAGGTCGCGCCCGCCGAGGTCGGGGGTCGGGAACGCGGCCCGTGGGGACGGTGGGTCGAGCTGCGGCACCGCATCCGGCTGTTCGGCGGCGCGCCGACGGTCGGGAAGCCGCCGGAGATCGCCGGGCTCGGGACGAGCTGA
- a CDS encoding Bax inhibitor-1/YccA family protein, producing MKSSNPVLSRLADRSAQHATFQRVPAEQQYGGYGAPSGYAQSPQQGAPYAPPITQRMTVDDVVVRTVAMLAVVGVFGAIGWFVLPDSISMGVAIAAAMVGLVLGLIISFAGVTNPALILTYAAAEGVFLGVISQAFESYYPGIVIQAVIGTFAVFFGMAALYKFKVIRVTPMFAKWVIGALIGVVVLMLANFVLSLFVDGGLGLRDGGPVAIIFSLVCIGVAALTFALDFKQIEELSNAGADRKYAWLSAFGIVVGLIWLYLEILRLLSYFRD from the coding sequence GTGAAGAGCAGCAACCCCGTGCTGAGCAGGCTGGCTGACCGGTCAGCGCAGCACGCGACCTTCCAACGAGTACCGGCTGAGCAGCAGTACGGCGGCTACGGGGCCCCCTCTGGCTACGCTCAGTCACCGCAGCAGGGGGCGCCCTACGCGCCGCCGATCACCCAGCGGATGACCGTCGACGATGTCGTCGTCCGCACGGTGGCGATGCTCGCCGTCGTTGGTGTGTTCGGTGCGATCGGGTGGTTCGTCCTCCCGGACAGCATCTCCATGGGCGTCGCGATCGCCGCGGCGATGGTCGGGCTCGTGCTGGGCCTGATCATCTCGTTCGCGGGTGTCACGAACCCGGCGCTCATCCTGACCTACGCCGCTGCCGAGGGTGTGTTCCTCGGAGTGATCAGCCAGGCGTTCGAGTCGTACTACCCCGGCATCGTGATCCAGGCCGTGATCGGCACGTTCGCGGTGTTCTTCGGGATGGCCGCGCTCTACAAGTTCAAGGTCATCCGGGTCACCCCGATGTTCGCGAAGTGGGTCATCGGCGCGCTGATCGGCGTCGTCGTGCTCATGCTCGCGAACTTCGTGCTCAGCCTCTTCGTCGACGGTGGCCTCGGCCTCCGTGACGGCGGTCCGGTCGCGATCATCTTCAGCCTCGTCTGCATCGGCGTCGCCGCGCTCACGTTCGCGCTCGACTTCAAGCAGATCGAAGAGCTGTCGAACGCCGGTGCCGACCGGAAGTACGCGTGGCTGTCGGCCTTCGGCATCGTCGTCGGACTGATCTGGCTGTACCTGGAGATCCTCCGCCTGCTCTCCTACTTCCGGGATTGA
- a CDS encoding right-handed parallel beta-helix repeat-containing protein yields MTVRDRAGGDLPATSAATRGLRVAVAVALVLTVAAGLFVAPVSASAAPGRAFYLSPLGNDAADGRTEATAWKSLARANQERFLPGDQLLLQGGAQFDGQLQLLQDDAGTKDAPVTIATYGTGRATIKAVNSEAIKVYNAGGITIRGLTIVGDTFTYDAWSGVLFYADDKVPTRPASVTISDLDVSGFQIGIAMAGAAPGRGFRDVTISDSTTHGNRDDGVLFYGTAFDPNNPTYAHADVTVRGVTAYDNAGNPKNTASHSGSGIVLGSVRNGAIEQSSAYDNGAECASTREGPAGIRTYDSTGVTIQRSVSYRNRTGTTAGGGGFDLGENVSNSFLQYNLSYANDGPGLLVFTAQDNGAQRGNTVRFNVSVDDARGNGGYGGLTVAGRVADTALHHNTIVTRASGTHQPAAAELGDGLTGVTLRNNILLSQRAGAAISAPALTSDQVVLRGNAYWREGGGSAFEWGDGRYGSLAGWRRVTGQERAGGKDTGLDVDPRLQDASASPSVTDPGQITRVTQFALAADSPAGGAGVDVDTGADAVDYFGAGLDERPVSIGAAQPAKVAAQPSTEPSGHRWLWGVALALLALVGGGGVAALLRRRRPPDRRPQETLKVPSSRL; encoded by the coding sequence GTGACGGTTCGCGACCGGGCGGGCGGCGACCTGCCGGCCACCTCCGCGGCCACCCGCGGGTTACGGGTCGCGGTCGCGGTCGCGCTCGTGCTGACGGTCGCGGCAGGTCTCTTCGTCGCTCCGGTCAGCGCGAGCGCCGCGCCAGGGCGGGCGTTCTACCTCAGCCCGCTCGGCAACGACGCCGCCGACGGCCGGACCGAGGCGACCGCCTGGAAGTCGCTGGCCCGGGCGAACCAGGAGCGCTTCCTCCCAGGCGATCAGCTGTTGCTGCAGGGCGGAGCCCAGTTCGACGGCCAGCTACAGCTCCTCCAGGACGACGCAGGCACCAAGGACGCTCCGGTCACGATCGCCACCTACGGCACCGGGCGAGCGACGATCAAGGCCGTCAACTCGGAGGCGATCAAGGTCTATAACGCGGGCGGCATCACGATCCGCGGCCTGACCATCGTCGGCGACACGTTCACCTACGACGCCTGGAGCGGCGTCCTGTTCTACGCGGACGACAAGGTGCCCACCCGCCCGGCGTCGGTGACGATCTCCGACCTCGACGTCAGCGGCTTCCAGATCGGCATCGCGATGGCCGGTGCCGCGCCCGGGCGCGGCTTCCGGGACGTCACGATCAGCGACTCGACCACGCACGGCAACCGCGACGACGGCGTCCTCTTCTACGGCACCGCGTTTGACCCGAACAACCCGACCTACGCCCACGCCGACGTCACGGTCCGGGGCGTCACCGCGTACGACAACGCGGGTAACCCGAAGAACACCGCGTCGCACAGCGGTAGCGGGATCGTCCTCGGCTCGGTGCGGAACGGGGCGATCGAGCAGTCGTCGGCGTACGACAACGGTGCGGAGTGCGCGTCGACCCGGGAGGGCCCGGCCGGCATCCGGACCTACGACTCGACCGGCGTCACGATCCAACGCAGCGTCTCGTACCGCAACCGCACCGGCACCACGGCCGGCGGCGGTGGCTTCGACCTGGGTGAGAACGTGTCGAACTCGTTCCTGCAGTACAACCTGTCGTACGCGAACGACGGGCCGGGGCTGCTGGTGTTCACCGCCCAGGACAACGGCGCGCAGCGCGGCAACACCGTGCGGTTCAACGTCAGCGTCGACGATGCCCGGGGCAACGGGGGGTACGGCGGTCTCACGGTCGCCGGCCGGGTAGCGGACACGGCGCTCCACCACAACACGATCGTCACCAGGGCCAGCGGCACGCACCAGCCGGCCGCGGCCGAGCTCGGGGACGGGCTGACCGGGGTCACGCTCCGGAACAACATCCTGCTCTCCCAGCGCGCCGGAGCGGCGATCAGCGCGCCGGCCCTCACCTCCGACCAAGTGGTGCTGCGGGGCAACGCGTACTGGCGCGAGGGCGGCGGCTCGGCGTTCGAGTGGGGCGACGGGCGGTACGGCTCGCTAGCGGGCTGGCGGAGGGTCACCGGCCAGGAGCGGGCCGGCGGGAAGGACACCGGCCTCGACGTCGATCCGCGGTTGCAGGACGCGTCCGCCTCGCCGTCCGTCACCGATCCCGGCCAGATCACCCGCGTGACGCAGTTCGCGCTGGCGGCGGATTCGCCGGCCGGGGGAGCGGGCGTCGACGTGGACACCGGCGCCGACGCCGTCGACTACTTCGGGGCCGGGCTGGACGAGCGTCCGGTGAGCATCGGCGCCGCGCAGCCGGCGAAGGTCGCCGCCCAGCCGAGTACCGAACCCAGCGGCCACCGCTGGCTCTGGGGGGTGGCGCTCGCGCTGCTGGCGTTGGTCGGTGGTGGTGGGGTCGCTGCTCTGCTCCGGCGCCGTAGGCCCCCCGATCGGCGTCCCCAGGAGACCCTCAAGGTCCCGTCTTCACGCCTTTGA